A window of Rubidibacter lacunae KORDI 51-2 contains these coding sequences:
- the gghA gene encoding glucosylglycerol hydrolase, translating to MVAEATQPNIISLVEDETDRFEGWGLAIENADLETMTYFEKGQAYARRLGAHYRSDGLTEVGFWTPELTGEVLRPRAIYLEVFTPLETVNLRFEAQTIRVRRDRLSLRQRGEFFFGVVSGLQAGTRDRLGSLYWLRYVDPQEQLQIVRDPVAYSLPFGIFGPAEVYDVERLQSQRADLEYFRRTGVAVSKSAANGEAAEPQTEKGNPVAAAGASAASIPRVPAPRNILQIHIGTSAEDRSFEGLTQLYRQIAEKIAADRPLTPFEENFVGYDAIQFLPVEPTIEYRDDYSPISEFFDYADPDTELPSNSALPLSDEVQLSIKDPATCDWGYDVPILGSSAFSPDLLAGLRPDEAIDLIAELHNFPEGPIQVIYDLVYGHADNQAELLINRQFLKGPNMYGQDLNHQLPTVRAIFLEMQRRKLNSGADGIRVDGGQDFRFFNPLSGRVEQDDAYLLAMSDVVQEIGGYQRLMFTIFEDGRPWPTEGWEETSTYRDLIELRPDAYQWGPLIFAHNTPALQGFWERKWRRVCEVMSMGDRWITGCANHDTVRRGNQIDPHAQIDWNLGNTLQEVLQNAYDNPATTLWVYGFSPGLPMDFINALVRAPWMFFRNTDERYGVKVVSEEVGFLDWQVTPEIYARSHSFPRLKSLGFETLEQVREFGKALQIAMLERDYDLNAVVEACHSCLGEATDRCEFPLLQRLNRPGMVSFLNGLDIPKLKHFALMFMEDCFELCNIWHYRDNLEARQTAFNLGLRHFRRARPWLSDNLTGRDRFNKISEDGRMVFYGIRARPDEQQVAMVAHMGGAPLTVTLGDWLQLDIGEWELAIATPGLEVNNLAHFELGHSQGVLLVRSA from the coding sequence GTGGTAGCTGAGGCGACCCAACCGAATATCATCTCGCTTGTAGAGGACGAAACCGACCGATTCGAGGGCTGGGGACTGGCAATCGAAAATGCCGACCTCGAAACGATGACCTACTTTGAGAAAGGTCAAGCCTACGCCCGCCGTTTGGGCGCGCATTATCGCTCGGATGGTTTGACAGAAGTCGGTTTCTGGACGCCAGAGCTAACCGGCGAAGTTCTGCGCCCGCGGGCGATTTATCTCGAAGTTTTTACGCCTTTGGAGACTGTCAATTTGCGATTTGAGGCGCAAACCATTCGCGTGCGTCGCGATCGCCTTTCATTGCGCCAGCGAGGAGAATTCTTCTTCGGCGTCGTCTCCGGCTTGCAAGCCGGTACGCGCGATCGCCTTGGTTCGTTGTACTGGTTGCGCTATGTAGACCCCCAAGAGCAGCTGCAAATCGTCCGCGACCCAGTTGCCTATTCGCTACCGTTCGGTATTTTCGGTCCCGCCGAGGTTTACGACGTAGAGCGCCTGCAGAGCCAGCGCGCCGATCTCGAATACTTCCGACGTACGGGCGTCGCCGTCAGTAAGAGTGCGGCAAATGGCGAGGCTGCCGAACCCCAGACCGAGAAGGGCAATCCTGTCGCTGCTGCCGGAGCAAGCGCGGCGAGCATTCCCCGCGTTCCCGCCCCGCGCAACATTTTGCAAATTCACATCGGGACCTCTGCTGAAGATCGCTCCTTTGAAGGACTGACCCAGCTTTACCGGCAAATTGCCGAGAAGATCGCCGCCGATCGCCCGTTGACTCCCTTCGAAGAGAATTTCGTCGGCTACGATGCGATCCAATTCCTGCCAGTAGAACCGACGATCGAATATCGCGACGACTACAGCCCGATCAGCGAATTCTTCGATTACGCCGACCCCGATACCGAGCTTCCCAGTAACTCGGCCCTGCCGCTCTCCGACGAAGTCCAACTGTCCATTAAAGACCCAGCTACCTGCGATTGGGGCTATGACGTGCCGATTCTCGGCTCCAGTGCCTTCAGCCCCGACCTGCTAGCCGGTCTGCGTCCCGACGAAGCGATTGACTTGATTGCAGAGCTGCACAATTTTCCGGAGGGGCCGATTCAGGTTATCTACGACCTGGTGTACGGCCATGCCGACAACCAAGCCGAACTCCTCATCAACCGCCAGTTTCTCAAAGGGCCGAATATGTACGGTCAGGACCTCAACCACCAGTTGCCGACCGTGCGGGCGATCTTCCTGGAGATGCAACGGCGCAAACTTAACTCCGGTGCAGACGGCATTCGCGTAGATGGCGGTCAGGATTTTCGTTTCTTCAACCCGCTGAGCGGCCGCGTGGAACAAGACGACGCTTACCTGCTGGCTATGAGCGATGTGGTCCAGGAAATTGGCGGTTACCAGCGCTTAATGTTCACGATATTTGAGGACGGTCGCCCTTGGCCGACGGAGGGTTGGGAAGAAACCTCAACTTATCGCGATCTCATCGAACTGCGTCCAGATGCTTACCAATGGGGACCGCTGATCTTCGCTCACAACACCCCCGCACTCCAAGGCTTCTGGGAGCGTAAATGGCGGCGCGTGTGCGAGGTGATGTCAATGGGCGATCGCTGGATCACGGGTTGTGCCAACCACGATACGGTCCGGCGCGGCAATCAAATCGATCCGCACGCGCAAATCGATTGGAATTTGGGGAATACGCTTCAAGAGGTCTTGCAAAACGCCTATGACAATCCTGCCACTACCTTGTGGGTCTACGGCTTCAGCCCCGGCCTGCCGATGGATTTCATTAATGCGCTAGTTCGCGCCCCCTGGATGTTTTTCCGCAACACGGACGAGCGGTATGGCGTAAAAGTCGTTTCTGAAGAAGTCGGTTTTCTCGACTGGCAAGTCACGCCCGAAATCTACGCGCGATCGCACTCGTTTCCGCGCCTCAAATCCCTGGGATTCGAAACTCTCGAACAAGTGCGCGAATTCGGTAAAGCGTTGCAGATCGCGATGTTGGAGCGCGACTACGACTTAAATGCCGTCGTCGAAGCCTGTCATTCGTGCCTGGGCGAAGCAACCGATCGCTGCGAGTTTCCCTTGCTGCAACGCTTAAACCGACCGGGCATGGTGAGCTTCCTGAACGGACTGGACATTCCCAAACTCAAGCATTTCGCGCTGATGTTCATGGAAGATTGCTTCGAGCTGTGCAATATCTGGCATTATCGCGACAACCTCGAAGCCCGCCAAACTGCCTTCAACTTGGGCTTGCGCCACTTCCGCCGCGCTCGTCCGTGGTTGAGCGACAACCTAACCGGCCGCGATCGTTTCAACAAAATAAGTGAAGATGGGCGGATGGTGTTTTACGGCATCCGCGCCCGTCCCGACGAACAGCAAGTCGCAATGGTGGCCCACATGGGCGGCGCGCCGCTCACGGTGACGCTTGGCGACTGGTTGCAACTCGATATCGGTGAGTGGGAACTGGCGATCGCGACACCGGGACTGGAGGTGAACAACCTCGCGCACTTCGAACTCGGGCATTCCCAGGGCGTGCTCCTAGTCCGCTCGGCTTAA
- the ispE gene encoding 4-(cytidine 5'-diphospho)-2-C-methyl-D-erythritol kinase: MHAFSLLAPAKINLYLEIIGDRADGFHELVMVLQAISLCDRVDVRAGSTERIHVSCDTPGMPPETENLAYKAAQLMCEQFPAAHAQFGGVEIAIAKEIPVAAGLAGGSANAAATLVGIDHLWQLGLTVPELQELAAQLGSDVPFCIAGGTALATGRGECLSAIGSPDPLSVVLAKSRVLSVSTAWAYKTHRQQFSSTYVTRPEDIETRATQVHSGPLVRAIAHRDNKQIGNLLRNDLERVVLPEHTLVAQLRSAFLEQRVLGAMMSGSGPTVFALCESPDRAEEVMQAVRARIDNPTVDFWIAQLSGAGVQILD; encoded by the coding sequence ATGCACGCGTTTTCGCTTCTCGCTCCAGCCAAAATCAATCTTTATTTGGAAATAATTGGCGATCGTGCGGACGGCTTCCACGAATTGGTAATGGTGTTACAGGCAATTTCCCTATGCGATCGCGTGGACGTACGAGCTGGCAGTACCGAGCGCATTCACGTGAGTTGCGATACGCCGGGCATGCCACCCGAAACTGAGAACCTTGCCTACAAGGCCGCGCAATTGATGTGCGAGCAGTTCCCCGCAGCCCACGCACAATTTGGGGGGGTCGAGATCGCAATTGCCAAAGAGATTCCCGTTGCGGCCGGACTGGCCGGCGGGTCGGCCAACGCGGCAGCGACGCTTGTGGGCATCGACCATCTCTGGCAGCTCGGGCTGACCGTACCAGAACTGCAGGAGCTGGCAGCGCAGCTCGGTTCGGACGTACCGTTTTGTATCGCCGGGGGGACGGCTTTAGCTACGGGGCGCGGGGAATGTCTGAGCGCGATCGGCAGTCCGGACCCGCTCTCGGTGGTGCTCGCCAAGTCGCGCGTGCTAAGCGTGTCTACGGCATGGGCGTACAAAACCCACCGGCAGCAATTCAGCAGCACCTATGTCACGCGACCGGAAGATATCGAAACACGCGCGACCCAAGTGCATTCGGGACCGCTGGTCCGGGCAATCGCCCATCGAGACAACAAGCAGATCGGGAACCTCCTGCGTAACGATCTCGAACGGGTGGTGTTGCCGGAACATACTTTGGTAGCGCAGCTACGATCGGCATTTTTAGAACAGCGCGTATTGGGAGCAATGATGTCCGGCAGCGGTCCGACCGTGTTTGCACTATGCGAGTCGCCCGATCGCGCTGAAGAAGTGATGCAAGCCGTGCGTGCGCGTATCGACAATCCAACGGTCGACTTCTGGATTGCCCAACTGAGCGGTGCCGGGGTCCAAATTCTCGATTAG
- the murQ gene encoding N-acetylmuramic acid 6-phosphate etherase, with product MQDSESRGNLLTEQANPNSTELDCLSPLAFVELCNREDEKTIAAVRAVRQELADAIAAIASALVKGGRLFYVGAGTSGRLGVLDAAECPPTFCTPPELVQGIIAGGEAALVRSSEALEDRAEDGAAAVREREVCEVDVVAGISAGGTTPYVRGALQGARQLGATTIFIACVPAADVPAAVDIDIRLLVGPEVLAGSTRLKAGTATKMALNILSTGAMVQLGKTYGNRMVDVAVTNSKLRDRAHRIVGDLTGCDRAAAADLLERSQLRVKLALLMHWSGLDAVAGECLLDEHNGNLRIALAAAGVGSKSGS from the coding sequence ATGCAGGATAGCGAATCGCGGGGAAATCTACTGACGGAGCAAGCCAACCCCAACAGCACTGAACTAGACTGTCTCAGCCCCCTCGCATTTGTTGAATTGTGCAATCGCGAGGACGAAAAAACGATCGCGGCCGTTCGTGCCGTTCGGCAAGAACTGGCAGATGCGATCGCGGCGATCGCATCTGCTTTGGTTAAGGGCGGCCGATTGTTTTACGTAGGTGCAGGTACGAGCGGACGCTTGGGCGTCCTGGATGCAGCCGAATGTCCGCCGACATTCTGCACGCCCCCAGAGCTGGTGCAAGGCATTATCGCTGGTGGTGAAGCCGCACTCGTCCGCAGTTCCGAAGCCCTGGAAGACCGTGCTGAAGATGGTGCGGCAGCAGTGCGCGAGCGCGAGGTCTGCGAGGTCGATGTGGTAGCGGGTATTAGCGCGGGCGGGACAACACCCTACGTACGCGGCGCGCTGCAGGGCGCGCGTCAGCTCGGGGCTACGACAATTTTTATTGCCTGCGTACCGGCAGCTGACGTTCCGGCCGCCGTCGATATCGACATTCGCCTGCTTGTCGGTCCCGAAGTGCTCGCAGGGTCCACGCGCCTGAAAGCCGGCACCGCAACTAAAATGGCGCTGAACATCCTCTCAACCGGCGCGATGGTCCAGCTCGGGAAGACCTACGGCAACCGCATGGTAGACGTGGCGGTAACCAACAGTAAGCTGCGCGATCGCGCCCACCGCATCGTAGGCGACCTCACTGGCTGCGATCGAGCGGCAGCTGCCGATTTACTGGAACGCAGCCAGCTGCGCGTCAAGCTCGCGTTACTGATGCACTGGAGCGGTCTGGATGCCGTCGCAGGCGAGTGCTTGTTGGACGAGCATAACGGCAATCTGCGAATAGCACTTGCGGCTGCGGGCGTTGGCTCAAAATCGGGCAGCTAA
- a CDS encoding site-2 protease family protein: protein MAENTETLLVAAIATIAVGISAWGFQRARPYGKLGILAWLQSVLLMAPWLLFFGLFAAGIYLNLVAILFLLIASTGAYIYLGRRLRAEGQEAILRERAARRLQVIETDDASVRTDTEQTIPTDATDDGESATPIPNEDLKAVQGIFGIDTFFATETIPYQDGAIFKGNLRSDPDVAYQQLVDKLRDRLGEKYRLFLVESPENRPVAIVLPSTNDPRSLTVWQKGLVLALAIAAIATSCEAFGLLVGFDFFTTPHRYGEILPLVLGLWAILVAHELGHFWMAKRHGLKLSWPFFIPSFQIGAFGAITRLESLVPTRSVLFDVAIAGPAAGGLLSLLMVVMGLVLSHPGSAYQLPTEFFKSSVLVGSLARVVLGEQLQTSIVDIHPLTVVGWLGLAIASLNLLPAGQLDGGRIVQAIYGRKTARRTTVATLIVLGIVAVFNPGNPIPLYWGVLILFLQRNLERPSLNELTEPDDARAALGLLALFLMLAALIPLSPSLAGRLGIGG, encoded by the coding sequence ATGGCTGAAAACACCGAGACACTGTTGGTCGCTGCGATCGCCACCATCGCTGTAGGGATTTCAGCATGGGGCTTCCAGCGCGCGCGACCCTACGGGAAACTGGGTATCTTGGCATGGCTTCAGTCAGTCTTATTAATGGCTCCGTGGCTGCTATTTTTTGGGTTGTTTGCTGCCGGAATTTATTTAAACTTAGTTGCAATTTTATTTCTACTCATCGCCTCTACTGGGGCCTACATCTACCTAGGCCGTCGTCTGCGAGCCGAAGGGCAGGAAGCGATTCTACGCGAACGAGCCGCCCGGCGCTTGCAGGTTATCGAGACCGATGACGCGAGCGTACGTACCGATACCGAACAGACAATACCAACCGATGCCACTGACGATGGCGAATCCGCTACGCCAATTCCCAACGAGGATTTGAAAGCAGTTCAAGGGATATTTGGTATCGACACATTTTTTGCAACGGAAACGATTCCCTATCAGGACGGGGCGATTTTTAAAGGCAACTTGCGCAGCGACCCTGACGTGGCTTACCAACAGCTTGTCGACAAACTGCGCGATCGCTTGGGCGAGAAATATCGTTTGTTCTTGGTGGAAAGTCCGGAAAACCGACCGGTTGCGATCGTGTTGCCCAGCACCAACGATCCGCGATCGTTAACCGTCTGGCAGAAAGGACTGGTCCTCGCATTGGCGATCGCGGCAATTGCGACCAGCTGCGAGGCGTTTGGACTGCTCGTCGGCTTCGACTTCTTCACGACCCCCCACCGCTACGGCGAGATCTTGCCTTTGGTATTGGGGCTGTGGGCAATTCTGGTAGCGCACGAGCTCGGGCATTTCTGGATGGCAAAGCGCCACGGATTGAAACTGAGCTGGCCGTTTTTTATCCCGAGCTTTCAAATCGGAGCTTTCGGTGCGATTACTCGCTTGGAGTCGTTAGTCCCCACGCGCAGCGTGCTGTTCGACGTAGCAATTGCGGGACCGGCAGCAGGTGGGTTGTTGTCTTTATTGATGGTCGTGATGGGGCTGGTCCTCTCGCATCCGGGGAGTGCTTATCAGTTGCCGACGGAATTCTTCAAAAGCTCGGTATTAGTAGGTTCTCTAGCGCGGGTGGTGCTGGGCGAACAGTTGCAGACCTCGATCGTCGACATTCACCCGCTGACGGTTGTGGGCTGGTTGGGTCTGGCGATCGCGTCGCTAAACTTGCTTCCGGCGGGCCAGCTTGATGGCGGGCGCATTGTGCAAGCGATCTACGGCCGTAAGACAGCGCGACGCACCACGGTAGCGACGCTGATCGTGCTGGGGATTGTGGCGGTCTTTAATCCGGGCAATCCAATTCCGCTGTACTGGGGCGTGCTCATTTTGTTCTTGCAGCGCAATTTGGAGCGTCCGAGCCTTAACGAGCTGACGGAACCGGACGATGCTCGGGCGGCATTAGGGCTATTAGCGCTATTTCTGATGCTGGCCGCCCTGATTCCGCTCAGTCCTAGTTTGGCCGGTCGCTTGGGCATCGGCGGATGA
- the pheT gene encoding phenylalanine--tRNA ligase subunit beta → MRISLNWLQEFVDVKLSPQELGETLTLAGFEVEDIDDRRQLAAGVVVGKVLSRDRHPNADKLSVCSVDVGSDAPATIVCGAANVRAGAFVPVAVPGVYLPAIDLKLKPTKLRGVRSEGMICSLTELGVEQSSDGIHIFASEGESGSETLHPGSDVRPLLGLDDVVLDLTTTANRADALSVVGIAREVAALTGAPLRLPSAPSEAIDASQAGETLSIVLADTDACPAYIGTTIAGVTIAPSPLWMQWRLQAAGVRPINNVVDVTNYVLMEWGQPLHAFDRDRLQAVAGDASVAIGVRLARAGESLVTLDGQARELQPQNLLIAANDVPVALAGIMGGETTEVNDGTTSLMLEAALFEPVAIRRSARVQGLRTEASSRYERGVNQAELNRACQRAIGLLVELAGGTVVDQAAADTRLEPSQWSRLVELRLNRVNALLGPVQTDDGSVGQIESEDVERILKALGCTLQKFGGTAETTGIVWKVTVPPYRYRDLEREIDLIEEIARLYGYDRFLNELPDRTTSGGYAPAQRATLQVREALRAVGLTELVHYSLVKPCGEEVTLANPLFAEYSALRTELLSGLIDAFAANWARGNGALNGFEIGRCFWQEADDLHETEVVAGILGGDRAPLGRWAAGGRSEPLSWFEAKGLLETAIARLGLHVEYRAVPDAGDRLHPGRTASLWLEGEQLGIFGQLHPQLQRDRDLPAATYAFSWELSLLQAALTREDRLRPCLQPYSLYPAVARDIAFFAPLELPVNCFIRVMRKAGGTLLENVEVFDEYRGEHVPEENRSLAFSLVYRAPDRTLTDEDVEPLLQQVRDALVSAFDVTLRS, encoded by the coding sequence ATGCGGATTTCTCTTAACTGGTTGCAAGAGTTCGTCGACGTAAAGCTGTCACCTCAAGAGTTAGGAGAAACTCTAACGCTGGCCGGTTTTGAAGTAGAGGACATTGACGATCGCCGACAGCTTGCAGCAGGTGTTGTTGTCGGGAAGGTCTTGTCGCGCGATCGCCACCCCAATGCCGACAAACTTAGCGTGTGCTCGGTAGATGTGGGCTCAGATGCGCCAGCAACGATCGTCTGCGGTGCCGCCAACGTTCGCGCCGGAGCATTCGTACCCGTAGCCGTGCCGGGCGTGTATCTACCGGCGATCGACCTCAAGCTCAAGCCGACAAAGCTGCGCGGCGTGCGTTCGGAGGGTATGATTTGCTCGCTAACGGAATTGGGGGTGGAGCAGAGCTCGGACGGTATCCACATCTTCGCAAGCGAGGGCGAGTCCGGGAGTGAAACCCTACACCCCGGCAGCGACGTTCGCCCGCTCTTGGGACTCGACGACGTAGTGCTGGACCTTACGACAACGGCGAATCGAGCCGATGCGCTGAGTGTCGTTGGTATTGCACGGGAGGTGGCCGCACTGACAGGTGCGCCGCTGCGACTGCCCTCAGCTCCCAGCGAAGCAATCGATGCAAGCCAAGCTGGCGAGACCCTGAGCATAGTGCTGGCCGATACCGACGCATGCCCGGCTTACATCGGCACGACGATCGCGGGCGTAACAATCGCGCCGTCGCCCCTGTGGATGCAGTGGCGCTTGCAGGCGGCGGGCGTGCGACCGATCAACAACGTTGTCGATGTCACGAACTACGTCTTGATGGAATGGGGGCAACCGTTGCATGCCTTCGATCGCGATCGCCTCCAAGCCGTTGCCGGCGATGCCTCGGTGGCGATCGGGGTACGGCTGGCGCGGGCTGGCGAGTCGCTGGTGACGCTGGACGGACAAGCGCGCGAGCTTCAGCCACAGAATTTGCTGATCGCCGCCAATGACGTACCCGTCGCGCTGGCGGGCATCATGGGCGGCGAAACGACAGAAGTTAATGACGGGACGACGAGTTTGATGTTGGAGGCAGCGTTGTTCGAGCCGGTCGCGATTCGTCGCTCGGCTCGAGTACAGGGGCTGCGGACAGAAGCGTCGTCGCGTTACGAGCGCGGAGTCAACCAGGCCGAGCTGAATCGTGCCTGTCAGCGGGCGATCGGGCTTCTGGTAGAGCTAGCCGGCGGGACGGTAGTGGACCAGGCCGCAGCTGACACGCGTCTGGAGCCGTCTCAGTGGAGCCGGTTAGTGGAATTGCGGTTAAATCGAGTCAATGCCTTATTGGGCCCGGTGCAAACCGACGACGGTAGCGTGGGGCAGATCGAATCCGAGGATGTAGAGCGCATTCTTAAGGCGTTGGGCTGCACGCTACAGAAGTTCGGCGGTACGGCCGAGACAACGGGCATCGTGTGGAAGGTCACGGTGCCGCCCTACCGCTACCGGGACCTAGAGCGCGAAATCGATTTGATCGAAGAAATCGCGCGGCTCTACGGTTACGATCGCTTCCTTAACGAACTCCCCGACCGCACCACCTCCGGTGGATACGCACCCGCACAACGGGCAACACTGCAGGTGCGCGAGGCTCTGCGGGCAGTCGGGCTGACCGAACTCGTACATTATTCACTGGTCAAACCGTGCGGTGAAGAAGTGACGCTCGCAAATCCGCTGTTCGCGGAGTATTCGGCGTTACGCACGGAATTATTGTCGGGATTGATCGATGCCTTTGCAGCTAACTGGGCGCGAGGCAATGGCGCACTCAACGGCTTTGAGATCGGGCGGTGCTTCTGGCAAGAAGCAGACGACTTGCACGAGACCGAGGTGGTAGCTGGAATTCTCGGCGGCGATCGCGCGCCGCTGGGGCGTTGGGCGGCGGGCGGGCGTTCCGAGCCCCTGAGCTGGTTCGAGGCCAAAGGCCTGCTAGAAACTGCGATCGCGCGCTTGGGACTGCACGTGGAATATCGCGCCGTGCCAGATGCGGGGGATCGGCTGCATCCCGGTCGGACAGCGTCGCTATGGCTTGAAGGGGAACAGCTGGGGATTTTCGGGCAGCTGCATCCGCAGCTGCAACGCGATCGCGACCTGCCGGCTGCAACCTATGCCTTCTCGTGGGAATTGTCCTTGCTACAAGCAGCGCTAACGCGGGAAGATCGGTTGCGACCTTGTTTGCAGCCCTACTCGCTGTATCCAGCAGTCGCCCGCGACATCGCGTTTTTCGCGCCGTTGGAACTGCCGGTGAACTGTTTTATACGAGTCATGAGGAAAGCAGGCGGTACGCTGCTCGAAAATGTAGAAGTGTTCGACGAGTATCGCGGCGAGCACGTCCCAGAAGAGAATCGCAGCTTGGCATTTAGTTTGGTCTACCGCGCGCCCGATCGCACGCTGACCGATGAGGACGTAGAACCGCTGCTGCAACAGGTCCGCGATGCCCTAGTGTCTGCGTTTGATGTAACGCTGCGCAGCTAA
- the rsmA gene encoding 16S rRNA (adenine(1518)-N(6)/adenine(1519)-N(6))-dimethyltransferase RsmA, whose translation MRPRKRFAQHWLRSDRALNEIVAAADIQTSDRVLEIGPGRGALTRRLLAAGAAVTAVEIDRDLCRYLCRTFGDADTLLLLEGDVLRLDLATLLTGRDRFAAPNKVVANIPYNITGPILETLLGTIAAPTDAYERIVLLVQKEIGDRLCARPGSKTYGALSVRVQYLADCEIVAPVPARAFSPPPKVDSAIVRLMPRPFAIAAVNPKQLATLVALGFASRRKMLRNNLKACIGSDRLMQLLKELAIHPQARAEAVSVRQWVELSNALDREQELHRASAGTSSLDRRP comes from the coding sequence ATGAGACCGCGTAAGCGTTTCGCGCAGCACTGGCTGCGGAGCGATCGCGCCCTGAACGAGATAGTGGCGGCAGCGGACATACAAACGAGCGATCGCGTATTAGAAATCGGGCCCGGCCGAGGTGCGCTAACGCGACGGTTATTGGCAGCGGGCGCGGCAGTGACCGCAGTGGAAATCGACCGCGACTTGTGTCGTTACTTGTGCCGGACCTTTGGCGATGCGGACACGCTCTTGCTGCTGGAAGGTGATGTATTACGGCTCGATCTAGCCACGTTGTTAACCGGTCGAGATCGCTTTGCCGCACCGAATAAGGTCGTCGCCAACATTCCGTACAACATCACCGGACCGATTCTCGAAACCTTGCTGGGCACGATTGCAGCGCCAACAGACGCATACGAGCGCATCGTGCTTTTGGTCCAAAAGGAAATCGGCGATCGCCTCTGTGCTCGGCCGGGATCCAAAACTTACGGCGCGCTATCGGTGCGCGTGCAGTACTTGGCTGACTGCGAGATCGTCGCCCCCGTTCCCGCACGCGCATTCTCTCCCCCACCCAAGGTCGATTCGGCGATCGTGCGACTGATGCCGCGCCCATTTGCAATCGCGGCAGTCAACCCAAAGCAGCTGGCAACGCTAGTTGCGCTAGGCTTTGCGAGCCGGCGCAAAATGTTACGAAATAATTTGAAAGCTTGCATCGGCAGCGATCGCCTGATGCAATTGCTGAAAGAATTAGCAATTCACCCGCAAGCGCGCGCCGAAGCCGTAAGCGTTCGCCAGTGGGTCGAGCTAAGCAACGCGTTAGATCGGGAGCAGGAGTTACATCGCGCATCGGCCGGCACCTCATCGCTCGATCGGCGACCGTGA
- a CDS encoding DUF389 domain-containing protein, producing MLAAAATIATLGLIADSTAVIIGAMIVAPLMNPILSMAYSITTGNWTLYRRSILTLLLGIGITILLSFGLSRLMGVSVVGSEVLARTEPTLLDLGIAIAAGAAGGFALTRASIANSIAGVAIAVALVPPLCVVGIGLELGSSAVSPLRLSLGANSLATGALLLFLANLAGIIFTACLVFLLQSYGSIQAVLKGGLNWVLLVVLLCWPLWNSLREFIATYEIEQAMVLLQKDTKGRPQEWLLGQLGVELHGNRLNIEMGLFAEKGLISEGQIEALHDYLVDNIVRTKGVKQIKLKAFVSPIEVFTVEHTLTP from the coding sequence TTGCTAGCAGCTGCCGCAACCATCGCTACATTGGGACTCATTGCCGACAGTACGGCAGTGATTATCGGCGCCATGATCGTTGCGCCTCTGATGAATCCAATCCTGAGCATGGCTTATAGCATCACTACAGGCAACTGGACCCTCTACCGGCGATCCATCCTGACACTACTGTTAGGGATCGGTATAACGATACTGCTGTCTTTCGGATTGAGCCGCCTCATGGGCGTTTCGGTCGTCGGTAGCGAAGTTCTGGCTCGTACGGAACCGACCTTACTCGATCTGGGTATTGCCATTGCCGCCGGGGCTGCCGGTGGCTTCGCTCTGACTCGAGCGAGCATTGCCAATTCCATTGCAGGTGTTGCGATCGCAGTCGCTCTGGTCCCACCTCTTTGCGTTGTCGGCATTGGCTTGGAACTGGGAAGTTCTGCTGTCTCTCCTCTAAGACTTTCCCTCGGTGCCAATAGTCTCGCAACTGGAGCGTTGCTCCTATTTCTTGCCAACTTAGCTGGGATAATCTTTACAGCTTGTTTGGTATTTCTGCTTCAGTCTTATGGAAGCATTCAAGCTGTACTTAAAGGCGGATTGAACTGGGTTTTGCTTGTTGTTCTCCTCTGCTGGCCTCTTTGGAACTCACTGCGGGAGTTTATAGCAACCTATGAAATCGAGCAAGCGATGGTATTACTTCAGAAAGATACAAAGGGCAGACCTCAAGAATGGTTACTAGGTCAACTAGGGGTAGAACTGCATGGCAATAGGTTAAATATCGAGATGGGACTTTTCGCCGAGAAGGGGCTCATAAGTGAAGGTCAGATTGAAGCACTTCATGACTACTTAGTTGACAATATAGTCAGAACCAAAGGGGTAAAACAAATCAAACTCAAAGCATTTGTTTCCCCGATTGAAGTATTTACTGTAGAGCACACTCTGACACCCTAG